The Mytilus trossulus isolate FHL-02 chromosome 3, PNRI_Mtr1.1.1.hap1, whole genome shotgun sequence genome contains a region encoding:
- the LOC134712475 gene encoding basic salivary proline-rich protein 3-like translates to MKLTLVVVLLGFLCISQAYSREEEESFLEWIVDQARKEQNDNDRPRPSGQPEKDGPRPSGRPPMKGKNGKGQKPEERELEGDRPRPSGQPEMDGPRPSGRPPMKGKGRKGPKPEERELDGDRPRPSGQPEMDGPRPSGRPPMKGKGGDGPRPSGRPPMKGKGRKGPKPAERELDGDRPRPTGQPERDGPRSSGRPQMRGQTPKKGKGPDTRPSENNLDEMLRELELDIEELEEQNNIGRPRPSGQPDRDGPRPSGRPPMKGKGRQGQKPVERELDGDRPRPSGQPEMDGPRPSGRPPMKGKGRKGPKPEERELDGDRPRPSGQPERDGPRPSGRPPMKGKGGDGLRPSGRPPMKGKGRKGPKPAERELDGDRPRPTGQPERDGPRSSGRPQMRGQTPKKGKGPDTRPSENNLDEMLRELELDIEELEEQNNNGRPRPSGQPERDGPRPSGRPPMKGKGGDRPRPSGRPPMKGKGRKGSKRI, encoded by the exons ATGAAACTAACATTAGTAGTTGTCCTTTTAGGTTTCCTGTGCATTTCACAAGCCTATTCTAGG gAGGAGGAAGAATCTTTTTTGGAATGGATAGTTGATCAAGCAAGGAAAG aacaaaaCGATAATGACAGACCAAGACCTTCAGGGCAACCAGAAAAAGATGGACCAAGACCCTCTGGACGACCTCCAATGAAGGGAAAGAATGGAAAAGGACAAAAACCAGAAGAGAGAGAACTTGAGGGTGACAGACCAAGACCAAGTGGACAACCAGAAATGGATGGACCAAGACCCTCTGGAAGACCTCCAATGAAAGGAAAGGGAAGAAAAGGACCAAAACCAGAAGAGAGAGAACTTGATGGTGACAGACCAAGACCTTCAGGACAACCAGAAATGGATGGACCAAGACCCTCTGGACGACCTCCAATGAAAGGAAAGGGAGGAGATGGACCAAGACCCTCTGGACGACCTCCAATGAAAGGAAAGGGAAGGAAAGGTCCAAAACCAGCAGAGAGAGAACTTGACGGTGACAGACCAAGACCAACTGGGCAACCAGAAAGAGATGGACCAAGATCATCTGGAAGACCACAAATGAGAGGTCAAACTCCCAAAAAGGGAAAAGGTCCGGATACTCGACCATCAGAAAATAATCTTGACGAAATGCTACGTGAACTTGAACTTGACATTGAAGAGTTAGAAG AACAAAATAATATTGGTAGACCAAGACCCTCTGGACAACCAGATAGAGATGGACCAAGACCCTCTGGACGACCTCCAATGAAAGGAAAGGGAAGACAAGGGCAAAAACCAGTAGAGAGAGAACTTGACGGTGACAGACCAAGACCAAGTGGACAACCAGAAATGGATGGACCAAGACCCTCTGGAAGACCTCCAATGAAAGGAAAGGGAAGAAAAGGACCAAAACCAGAAGAGAGAGAACTTGATGGTGACAGACCAAGACCAAGTGGGCAACCAGAAAGAGATGGACCAAGACCCTCTGGAAGACCTCCAATGAAAGGAAAGGGAGGAGATGGACTAAGACCCTCTGGACGACCTCCAATGAAAGGAAAGGGAAGGAAAGGTCCAAAACCAGCAGAGAGAGAACTTGACGGTGACAGACCAAGACCAACTGGGCAACCAGAAAGAGATGGACCAAGATCATCTGGAAGACCACAAATGAGAGGTCAAACTCCCAAAAAGGGAAAAGGTCCGGATACTCGACCATCAGAAAATAATCTTGACGAAATGCTACGTGAACTTGAACTTGACATTGAAGAGTTAGAAG aacaaaataataatggAAGACCAAGACCCTCTGGACAACCAGAAAGAGATGGACCAAGACCCTCTGGAAGACCTCCAATGAAAGGAAAGGGAGGAGATAGACCAAGACCATCTGGACGACCTCCAATGAAAGGAAAGGGAAGAAAAGGTTCAAAACGCATTTAA